Proteins encoded by one window of Blautia faecicola:
- the bsh gene encoding choloylglycine hydrolase, with translation MCTAATYKTKDFYMGRTLDYEFSYGDEITVTPRNYPFHFRHMEELENHYAIIGMAHVADDYPLYYDAVNEKGLGMAGLNFVGNAVYQEIQEGRENVAQFEFIPWILSQCASVEEAKKMLAEMNLVGTVFAPQFPAAQLHWILADKYACITIECVREGLKVYDNPAGVLTNNPPFEQQMFLLNQYMHLSPKQPENHFSEQLPLQTYSRGMGALGLPGDLSSTSRFAKVAFTRAHAVSGDSEAESVSQFFHILGSVDQQRGCCEVADGKYEITIYTSCWNAQKGIYYYNSYENHQITAVDMHRENLDGTILARYPLIQKGEIRWQN, from the coding sequence ATGTGTACAGCAGCTACTTATAAGACAAAAGATTTTTATATGGGACGGACGCTGGATTATGAATTCTCCTATGGAGATGAGATTACAGTAACACCAAGAAATTATCCGTTTCATTTTCGCCATATGGAAGAACTGGAAAATCATTATGCGATCATTGGTATGGCACATGTAGCGGACGATTACCCGCTGTATTACGATGCGGTCAATGAAAAAGGCCTTGGAATGGCAGGGTTGAACTTCGTAGGAAACGCTGTCTACCAGGAAATCCAGGAGGGACGGGAAAATGTGGCTCAGTTTGAGTTTATTCCATGGATCCTTTCCCAGTGCGCGTCCGTGGAGGAAGCGAAGAAAATGCTGGCAGAAATGAATCTGGTGGGAACCGTATTCGCCCCACAGTTTCCGGCGGCACAGCTGCACTGGATTCTGGCGGACAAATATGCGTGTATCACCATCGAATGTGTCCGGGAGGGACTGAAGGTTTATGATAATCCGGCAGGTGTACTGACCAATAATCCGCCATTTGAACAGCAGATGTTTTTATTGAATCAGTATATGCATCTGTCACCGAAACAGCCGGAGAATCATTTTTCCGAGCAGTTGCCATTACAGACCTACAGCCGCGGCATGGGTGCACTTGGACTTCCGGGAGATCTTTCTTCTACTTCCCGCTTTGCAAAAGTGGCATTTACCAGAGCACATGCAGTATCGGGAGATTCTGAGGCGGAAAGTGTCAGCCAGTTTTTCCACATTCTGGGATCGGTGGACCAGCAGAGAGGATGCTGTGAGGTGGCAGACGGAAAATATGAGATCACGATCTACACTTCCTGCTGGAATGCTCAGAAGGGAATCTACTATTATAATAGCTATGAAAATCATCAGATCACTGCGGTTGATATGCATCGTGAGAATCTGGACGGAACCATACTGGCACGGTATCCACTGATTCAGAAAGGTGAGATCCGGTGGCAGAACTAG